A single window of Pseudarthrobacter psychrotolerans DNA harbors:
- a CDS encoding M50 family metallopeptidase, which yields MTLIPEQLWHRIIEAFSRAAIPQVTVAELAVVLALATALSIPRATWKYFGLLATATHELGHAFAAVMSGQRLGGIRLRLDHSGTTTSYSRGRAAAVWSGFWGYPVPALTGAALVTSGFAGWGPAALATGTLILLASLVFIRNAAGLLITGLAVAGGGVLVLVVPSNFTGHIAIVLGLALLVAAVRDLAKLTNVHLRRRDRLSSSDAYLLYRATSIPSGIWIALFVAVIAGSWLVAWQPISAILASGA from the coding sequence ATGACCTTGATTCCCGAGCAATTGTGGCACCGGATCATTGAAGCCTTCAGCCGTGCCGCCATCCCCCAGGTCACGGTGGCCGAACTGGCAGTGGTGCTGGCCCTGGCGACGGCACTGTCCATCCCCCGGGCCACCTGGAAGTACTTTGGCCTTCTGGCCACCGCCACCCACGAACTAGGCCATGCTTTCGCCGCCGTCATGAGCGGCCAACGATTGGGCGGGATCCGGCTCCGCTTGGACCACTCAGGCACAACCACCAGTTACAGCCGCGGCCGGGCCGCCGCCGTCTGGTCGGGATTCTGGGGCTATCCTGTTCCTGCCCTGACCGGCGCAGCCCTTGTCACCTCCGGTTTTGCCGGCTGGGGTCCGGCCGCCTTGGCCACAGGAACCCTGATCCTCCTGGCTTCGCTCGTGTTCATCAGGAACGCCGCGGGGCTGCTGATCACCGGCCTTGCCGTCGCAGGAGGCGGGGTGCTGGTCCTCGTTGTGCCCAGCAACTTCACCGGCCATATTGCAATCGTTCTTGGCTTGGCCCTGCTGGTGGCCGCCGTCCGGGACCTCGCCAAGCTGACCAATGTGCACCTGCGGCGCCGTGACAGACTATCCAGTTCCGACGCCTATCTGCTTTACCGGGCAACGTCCATACCGTCCGGTATCTGGATCGCGCTCTTCGTCGCCGTTATTGCCGGTTCCTGGTTGGTTGCCTGGCAGCCCATCTCGGCAATCCTGGCCAGCGGAGCCTAG
- a CDS encoding GatB/YqeY domain-containing protein, which yields MTTLKERLHADVVVHMKERNKTALTTVRNVLGEIETREKSGKTPIVLDDAQVTSLLQKEAAKRRDTARIYTDAGEPERAAAEIAEAEIIEAYLPQPLTAAEVEAIVDETIAGLRNEGVEPGMRQLGAVMKPVTAKVAGRFDGKTVSEIVRSRLA from the coding sequence GTGACCACTTTGAAGGAACGCCTGCACGCTGATGTTGTGGTGCACATGAAGGAGCGGAACAAAACCGCGCTGACAACGGTGCGCAATGTCCTGGGCGAGATCGAAACACGGGAGAAGTCGGGAAAGACGCCCATTGTCCTGGACGACGCCCAGGTGACCTCGCTGTTGCAGAAAGAGGCTGCAAAGAGACGTGACACGGCCAGGATCTACACTGACGCCGGCGAACCCGAGCGGGCGGCGGCTGAGATCGCCGAGGCAGAAATCATTGAGGCCTACCTGCCGCAGCCGTTGACAGCCGCTGAAGTTGAGGCGATTGTTGACGAGACCATCGCCGGGCTGAGGAATGAAGGCGTGGAGCCCGGGATGCGTCAGCTGGGTGCCGTGATGAAACCTGTCACAGCCAAGGTCGCGGGACGCTTCGACGGCAAGACGGTCAGCGAGATCGTCCGCAGCCGTCTCGCCTGA
- a CDS encoding DUF4193 domain-containing protein: MATDYDELRSDVKESQDNSLEALQSANAPDARSVVLELDEADGLDGAGVPGGEFVAEELVVQVIPQAEDEFTCYSCFLVRHRSQIARQKDGHSYCTDCEG, from the coding sequence GTGGCAACCGATTACGACGAACTTCGCTCCGACGTCAAGGAGTCGCAGGACAACTCACTCGAGGCACTGCAGTCCGCCAATGCACCGGACGCCCGCAGCGTCGTCCTCGAGCTCGATGAGGCCGACGGGCTGGATGGCGCCGGGGTTCCCGGGGGCGAGTTCGTTGCCGAGGAACTGGTCGTGCAGGTTATCCCGCAGGCTGAGGACGAGTTCACGTGCTACTCCTGCTTCCTGGTCCGGCACCGCTCCCAGATTGCGCGGCAGAAAGACGGACACAGCTACTGCACTGACTGCGAAGGCTGA
- a CDS encoding M20/M25/M40 family metallo-hydrolase produces the protein MSNIRAEDEVVRICQELIRIDTSNYGDGSGPGERVAAEYTAGLIEEVGLSAEIFESAPGRASVVTRMTGEDPSASALVVHGHLDVVPALREQWSVDPFGAELKDGLIWGRGAVDMKDMDAMILAVMRDLARSGRKPKRDIIFAFFADEEAGGEYGARYAVDKRPELFEGATEAISEVGGFSATIGGQRTYLLQTAEKGISWLRLVAHGRAGHGSQINTDNAVTRLAAAVTRIGEYKWPIELTPTTRQFLDGVTELTGVEFDPANPDRLLDRLGTVARFVGATLQNTTNPTLLKGGYKHNVIPESAEALVDCRTLPGQQDHVLEIVRELAGSGVEVSYVHNDVSLEVPFAGNLVDSMIDALHTEDPGAKVLPYTLSGGTDNKSLSRLGITGYGFAPLQLPDDLDFTGMFHGVDERVPVDSLKFGARVLNTLLTNY, from the coding sequence ATGTCTAACATCCGTGCCGAGGATGAAGTTGTCCGGATCTGCCAGGAACTCATCCGGATAGATACCTCGAACTACGGTGACGGTTCCGGGCCGGGGGAGCGGGTGGCCGCCGAATACACGGCCGGGCTGATCGAGGAAGTGGGCCTGTCTGCCGAGATCTTCGAATCGGCGCCCGGCCGGGCAAGTGTTGTCACCCGGATGACCGGTGAAGATCCGTCCGCCAGTGCCTTGGTGGTGCACGGGCACCTTGATGTTGTTCCCGCCCTGCGCGAACAGTGGTCGGTGGATCCTTTTGGTGCCGAACTCAAAGACGGACTCATCTGGGGCCGCGGAGCCGTGGACATGAAGGACATGGACGCCATGATCCTTGCCGTGATGCGGGATCTGGCGAGATCCGGGCGGAAGCCCAAACGCGACATTATCTTTGCCTTCTTCGCCGACGAGGAAGCCGGCGGTGAGTACGGTGCCCGCTATGCCGTCGACAAGCGTCCCGAGCTCTTCGAGGGCGCAACGGAAGCCATCTCGGAAGTAGGCGGCTTCTCGGCAACCATCGGCGGGCAGCGCACGTACCTCCTCCAGACCGCCGAGAAGGGCATCTCCTGGCTCCGCCTTGTGGCGCACGGCCGGGCAGGCCACGGTTCCCAGATCAACACGGACAACGCCGTCACCCGGTTGGCTGCCGCGGTCACCCGGATTGGCGAGTACAAGTGGCCGATTGAGCTGACGCCCACCACTCGGCAGTTCCTGGACGGCGTGACCGAACTCACGGGGGTGGAATTCGATCCCGCCAATCCGGACCGCCTGCTGGACCGGCTCGGCACCGTGGCGCGCTTTGTGGGGGCAACCCTGCAGAACACCACCAACCCCACGCTGCTCAAGGGCGGGTATAAGCACAACGTCATCCCCGAATCCGCTGAGGCGCTGGTGGACTGCCGGACGCTCCCGGGCCAGCAGGACCACGTGCTGGAGATCGTGCGGGAGCTTGCCGGATCCGGTGTCGAAGTCAGCTACGTGCACAACGACGTCTCGCTCGAGGTCCCGTTCGCCGGCAACCTGGTGGATTCCATGATTGACGCATTGCATACCGAGGACCCTGGGGCGAAAGTACTTCCCTATACGCTCTCCGGCGGCACGGACAACAAATCGTTGAGCAGGCTTGGTATCACCGGCTACGGCTTCGCTCCCCTCCAGCTGCCCGACGACCTCGACTTCACCGGGATGTTCCACGGCGTGGACGAGCGGGTCCCGGTGGACTCGCTTAAGTTCGGCGCCCGGGTGCTCAACACGCTCCTCACGAACTACTGA
- a CDS encoding DUF5703 family protein has product MKEHFLTSSVQRERDILRQYEYLVLTVSPDDSLPDARRRLVEHSEYGKWELERSKLYLGGGRRFWLRRRVMQVQRTV; this is encoded by the coding sequence ATGAAGGAACATTTTCTCACCAGCTCGGTCCAGCGCGAACGGGACATTCTGAGGCAGTACGAGTACCTCGTTCTGACGGTTAGCCCTGACGATTCGCTGCCTGATGCCAGGCGCCGGCTTGTGGAGCACTCCGAGTACGGCAAGTGGGAGCTGGAACGCAGCAAGCTGTATTTGGGCGGCGGCAGGCGCTTCTGGCTCCGCCGCCGGGTGATGCAGGTCCAGCGGACCGTGTAG
- a CDS encoding aldo/keto reductase: MQQRYVGNSGLRVSALSLGTMSWSGETDEQDASEILRAFIDGGGKLIDTAASYADGRAEAMIGSLLGDVVARTEVCISTKAGMSTSDGRRTVDTSRNAMLSGLDASLARLGTDYVDIWFAQAWDGNVPLEETLSALEFALRSGRARYAGISNFNGWQSAKAAAVAGFPLVAAQAEYSLVQRKAELELVPAVEDAGLGLMAWAPLGRGVLTGKYRGAIPADSRAAGTDSALYVEPYLGAQPSSVVEAVAMAAKGLGRTPLDVSLSWLLSQHGVATAIIGPRTPVQAKEIMAAQLTRLPPEIARALEDVSLPG, from the coding sequence ATGCAGCAGCGTTACGTCGGCAACAGTGGATTGCGAGTCTCCGCCCTTTCCCTCGGCACCATGTCCTGGTCCGGAGAAACCGACGAACAGGACGCCTCGGAGATTTTGCGGGCCTTTATCGATGGTGGCGGAAAACTCATAGATACCGCGGCGTCATATGCCGACGGCCGCGCAGAGGCGATGATCGGGTCCCTCCTGGGCGACGTTGTCGCCCGCACTGAAGTCTGCATTTCCACCAAAGCGGGGATGTCGACGTCGGACGGCCGGCGCACCGTGGACACGTCCCGCAATGCGATGCTCTCCGGCCTGGACGCCAGCCTGGCGAGGCTGGGCACTGATTATGTAGATATCTGGTTTGCCCAGGCATGGGATGGCAACGTCCCCCTGGAGGAGACCCTGTCGGCCCTTGAATTTGCACTCCGGAGCGGCCGTGCCCGCTATGCGGGCATCTCCAACTTCAACGGCTGGCAGAGCGCCAAAGCAGCGGCAGTGGCCGGGTTTCCGCTCGTAGCCGCGCAGGCTGAATATTCACTGGTGCAGCGCAAGGCGGAACTGGAACTGGTGCCCGCCGTCGAGGATGCCGGCCTGGGGCTGATGGCCTGGGCGCCGCTGGGACGCGGCGTCCTGACCGGCAAGTACCGCGGCGCCATCCCCGCCGATTCCAGGGCGGCAGGCACAGACTCAGCACTGTACGTGGAGCCGTACCTGGGGGCGCAGCCGTCCAGCGTTGTGGAAGCCGTGGCGATGGCTGCCAAGGGCCTGGGCCGGACACCGCTGGATGTGTCGCTGAGCTGGCTGTTGTCCCAGCATGGCGTGGCCACTGCCATCATCGGGCCAAGGACTCCGGTGCAGGCCAAAGAAATCATGGCTGCCCAACTGACCCGGTTGCCGCCCGAAATTGCCCGCGCGCTCGAGGATGTTTCCCTTCCCGGCTGA
- a CDS encoding undecaprenyl-diphosphate phosphatase yields the protein MNWFEAALLGLVQGLTEFLPISSSAHLRIVGQFLPNASDPGAAFTAITQLGTETAVVIYFWRDIVRIVRAWAGSLRGKVSPQDPDARMGWLVILGSLPIIVLGLLFQDQIESVLRSLWLVATMLIVFGLFLAVADAVGKQDRDLTQLTYKHGILYGFAQALALIPGVSRSGGTITAGLLMGYTREAAARYSFLLAIPAVFGSGLYQLYKVVSKDGITGPYGLPETALATVIALVVGYVIIGWFLKFISTRSYRLFVWYRIFLGLALYLLLGFNVIDA from the coding sequence GTGAACTGGTTTGAGGCGGCCCTGCTGGGCCTTGTGCAGGGACTGACCGAATTTCTACCGATTTCATCAAGCGCGCACCTGCGGATTGTGGGGCAGTTCCTGCCCAACGCATCCGATCCCGGGGCGGCGTTTACTGCCATCACGCAGCTTGGTACCGAAACGGCGGTGGTGATCTACTTCTGGCGCGACATCGTGCGGATTGTCAGGGCGTGGGCGGGATCGCTTAGGGGGAAGGTCTCCCCGCAGGACCCGGATGCCCGTATGGGCTGGCTGGTGATCCTGGGCAGCCTCCCCATCATCGTGCTGGGCCTGCTGTTCCAGGACCAGATTGAGTCGGTGCTGCGGAGCCTGTGGCTCGTAGCCACCATGCTGATCGTCTTTGGGCTCTTTCTGGCCGTGGCCGACGCCGTCGGAAAGCAGGACCGGGACCTCACCCAGCTCACCTACAAGCACGGTATTTTGTACGGCTTCGCGCAGGCGCTGGCTCTTATTCCCGGAGTGTCGCGATCCGGCGGCACCATCACCGCGGGTCTCCTTATGGGCTACACACGCGAAGCCGCCGCCCGGTATTCGTTCCTCCTGGCTATCCCGGCGGTGTTCGGCAGCGGCCTTTACCAGCTGTACAAAGTGGTCTCCAAGGACGGCATCACCGGCCCGTACGGCCTTCCGGAGACGGCGCTGGCCACCGTCATCGCCCTTGTGGTGGGTTACGTGATCATCGGATGGTTCCTCAAGTTCATTTCCACCCGAAGCTACCGGCTCTTCGTCTGGTACCGGATTTTCCTGGGCCTGGCCCTGTACCTTTTGCTCGGTTTCAATGTCATCGATGCCTAG
- the mshC gene encoding cysteine--1-D-myo-inosityl 2-amino-2-deoxy-alpha-D-glucopyranoside ligase, with amino-acid sequence MKSWISRPVPVLPGAMPDIRLFDTAKGSEVTLRAGGEQSMYVCGITPYDATHMGHAASYVAFDLLNRAWRDAGQQVSYVQNVTDVDDPLLERATATGVDWRDLAASQIELFQTDMEALNVLAPDHYVGAVESVDIIVPAIERLVRLGLAYRVPGTAGEPDGDVYYDVEAAGKRTVAPDAWTLGSISRLGEAEMLELFAERGGDPGRAGKRQALDPLLWRVARDGEPSWPGGELGQGRPGWHIECTVIAQRYLPAPFTVQGGGSDLIFPHHEMGAGHAYSLTEVPLAHHYAHAGMVGLDGEKMSKSKGNLVLVSKLRAAGEDPAAIRLAILAHHYRSDWSWTAEGFAAAKDRLAAWRRALATAPEGSASGLITEMRTALAADLNAPAAVDAIDRWAASADAAAAGSQHDQALVSDALDALLGVVP; translated from the coding sequence GTGAAATCCTGGATCTCCCGCCCTGTCCCTGTGCTGCCCGGCGCCATGCCTGACATCCGCCTGTTCGACACCGCAAAGGGCAGTGAAGTCACGCTCCGGGCCGGGGGCGAGCAGTCCATGTACGTCTGCGGGATCACCCCCTATGACGCGACCCACATGGGCCATGCGGCCAGCTACGTGGCGTTTGACCTCCTCAACAGGGCCTGGCGTGACGCCGGCCAGCAGGTTTCCTACGTCCAGAACGTCACCGACGTCGACGACCCCCTGCTGGAGCGCGCGACTGCCACCGGCGTGGACTGGCGGGACCTCGCAGCGAGCCAGATTGAACTCTTCCAGACCGACATGGAGGCGCTGAACGTCCTGGCGCCGGACCACTATGTGGGTGCCGTCGAGTCAGTTGACATCATTGTTCCTGCCATCGAACGGCTGGTCCGCCTGGGGCTGGCCTACCGAGTGCCTGGTACTGCGGGGGAGCCCGACGGCGACGTCTACTACGACGTCGAAGCTGCCGGTAAGCGGACGGTTGCCCCTGACGCCTGGACGCTGGGCTCCATCTCCCGCCTCGGTGAAGCCGAAATGCTTGAACTGTTCGCCGAACGCGGCGGCGACCCCGGCCGGGCCGGCAAGCGGCAGGCCCTGGATCCCCTGCTCTGGCGGGTTGCCCGCGACGGTGAGCCCAGCTGGCCGGGCGGCGAACTGGGCCAGGGCAGGCCGGGCTGGCACATCGAGTGCACGGTCATCGCCCAGCGGTACCTGCCGGCTCCCTTCACTGTCCAGGGCGGCGGCTCGGACCTCATCTTCCCCCACCACGAGATGGGCGCCGGTCACGCATATTCCCTCACCGAAGTGCCGCTGGCGCATCACTATGCCCACGCCGGCATGGTGGGGCTGGACGGCGAAAAGATGAGCAAGTCCAAGGGCAACCTGGTCCTGGTGTCGAAACTTCGGGCCGCGGGAGAGGATCCGGCCGCCATCCGCCTGGCCATCCTGGCCCACCATTACCGTTCAGACTGGTCCTGGACCGCGGAAGGGTTTGCGGCCGCAAAGGACCGGCTGGCTGCGTGGCGCCGCGCACTCGCCACCGCGCCGGAAGGATCGGCGTCCGGCCTGATCACGGAAATGCGGACCGCCCTGGCAGCTGACCTGAACGCGCCCGCCGCCGTGGACGCTATTGACCGCTGGGCCGCCTCGGCAGACGCCGCGGCAGCGGGCAGCCAGCATGATCAGGCACTGGTCAGTGACGCGCTGGACGCCTTGCTCGGCGTCGTGCCTTAG
- a CDS encoding PAC2 family protein — MNSFDGDTTEPGAAPEPEQFLLPVADGERITVMLAAFEGWNDAGEAASDSLRYLNRVWGGKKVASIDADEYYDFQFTRPTVRRNASGERKIKWPSTRIYKASAPDSNVDVIFVQGIEPSYKWRAYTAELLVHAEALKVDYVVLVGALLADVPHSRPIPVSTSSDDAVLRERLNLEASQYEGPVGIVGVLSEVSLLAGLPTVSLWAAVPHYVAQAPSPKAQLALLHRVEELIQVPLDTHELAEEAAAWERGVDELATEDPEIAAYVRQLEEAKDTADLPEASGESIAREFERYLKRRGRDKP; from the coding sequence ATGAATAGCTTCGACGGAGACACCACGGAACCGGGTGCCGCACCTGAACCGGAGCAGTTCCTGCTGCCAGTGGCGGACGGGGAGCGCATCACTGTGATGCTGGCCGCATTTGAAGGCTGGAACGATGCCGGCGAAGCCGCAAGTGACTCGTTGCGCTATCTGAACAGGGTCTGGGGCGGCAAGAAGGTCGCGTCCATTGACGCGGACGAATACTACGATTTCCAATTCACCCGTCCCACGGTCCGCAGGAACGCCTCGGGGGAACGCAAGATCAAGTGGCCATCCACGCGGATCTACAAGGCCAGTGCGCCGGATTCGAATGTGGACGTCATCTTCGTGCAGGGCATTGAGCCGTCCTACAAGTGGCGCGCCTATACGGCGGAGCTACTGGTCCACGCAGAAGCCCTGAAAGTGGACTATGTGGTCCTGGTGGGGGCACTTCTTGCAGACGTTCCGCACAGTAGGCCGATTCCGGTCAGCACATCCTCGGACGACGCCGTGTTGCGGGAGCGCCTCAACCTTGAAGCCTCCCAGTATGAAGGTCCCGTCGGCATCGTGGGTGTCCTGTCCGAAGTGTCCCTCCTGGCAGGCCTTCCCACGGTGTCCCTCTGGGCCGCAGTCCCGCATTACGTGGCCCAGGCCCCGTCGCCCAAGGCGCAGCTGGCTCTGCTGCACCGGGTGGAGGAGCTGATCCAGGTCCCGCTGGACACCCACGAACTGGCCGAAGAGGCCGCCGCGTGGGAGCGCGGCGTTGATGAGCTGGCTACCGAGGACCCGGAGATCGCCGCGTACGTCCGGCAACTGGAAGAGGCCAAGGACACTGCCGACCTCCCGGAGGCGAGCGGGGAGTCGATCGCACGGGAGTTTGAGCGCTACCTCAAGCGTCGCGGCCGGGACAAACCCTAA
- a CDS encoding HAD family hydrolase codes for MDGTIVDTERYWIAAEHALVEAHGGTWSQGQAMQLVGQSLTYSAGILQASGVRLERREIIDTLTAEVIRNVRRAVPWRPGARELLDDLHRAGVRCALVTMSEEPLAREIVDSLPKPYFEFLVTGDTVTQGKPHPEAYLKAVELLQEADPELTVDHCVALEDSAPGVAAAVASGVATVAIPHIVPIPEDPRHTIWESLAGRTVAELEAIAAGSLAATAAGPAALVPGSPS; via the coding sequence ATGGACGGCACCATTGTGGACACGGAACGCTATTGGATTGCCGCGGAGCACGCCCTTGTGGAAGCCCATGGCGGCACCTGGTCCCAAGGGCAGGCCATGCAGCTCGTGGGTCAGTCACTGACCTATTCGGCCGGAATCCTGCAGGCGTCCGGCGTCCGGCTGGAGCGCCGGGAGATCATCGACACCCTGACCGCCGAGGTCATCAGGAACGTCCGGCGCGCTGTTCCCTGGCGTCCCGGGGCGAGGGAACTCCTGGATGACCTGCACCGCGCCGGTGTGCGGTGTGCGCTGGTGACCATGTCAGAGGAGCCGTTGGCCCGCGAAATTGTGGATAGCCTGCCCAAGCCCTACTTCGAATTCCTGGTCACCGGGGACACCGTCACCCAAGGAAAGCCGCATCCGGAAGCATACCTGAAGGCAGTGGAGCTGCTTCAGGAGGCGGACCCGGAACTGACCGTGGATCACTGCGTCGCACTGGAGGATTCAGCACCCGGAGTGGCTGCCGCTGTTGCATCCGGCGTCGCCACTGTGGCCATTCCGCACATTGTCCCGATCCCTGAAGATCCGAGGCACACCATCTGGGAATCCCTGGCCGGCCGCACCGTTGCTGAGCTGGAGGCTATTGCGGCGGGCAGCCTGGCTGCCACGGCGGCAGGACCGGCCGCACTCGTACCCGGGAGTCCGTCATGA
- a CDS encoding site-2 protease family protein codes for MSTAPAPARREGIPLGRIAGIPVILAYSWFVIAAFTVIVYGPLLLEQNPALGVSAYYMAFAYALLLLISVLVHELAHALTAKIYGWPTQKIVLNLWGGHTQFENFTATPARSVIVALAGPAANLVLAGGAWLVISTTSMGTVAGILTNIFMWANFVIGIFNVLPGLPLDGGRIVESAVWKATGSQAKGTVAAGWAGRVIVVALGFWFIARPLLAGETPDFSLLMITILVGGFLWMGASASIQQGTLRGRMHLVSAAALAAPAVGIPATAMVADIRRLSPDGSRAVVVCGPDGRPQGVVDAGALAAVPDGAAGSTPATAVSYALAAGAYVPESSQGQELIQYLSQLEGHEYAVVDHQGAVTGLLAQNMVVAAITGKADRSNRHPQGQSR; via the coding sequence ATGAGTACTGCGCCGGCCCCCGCCCGCCGGGAAGGAATCCCGCTCGGCCGGATCGCCGGAATCCCGGTCATTCTGGCGTACTCGTGGTTTGTGATTGCCGCCTTTACCGTCATTGTCTACGGGCCCCTGCTGCTGGAGCAGAATCCGGCATTGGGCGTCTCCGCGTACTACATGGCATTTGCCTACGCCCTACTGCTCCTGATCTCCGTCCTGGTCCACGAACTGGCGCACGCCCTCACGGCCAAGATCTACGGCTGGCCCACGCAGAAGATCGTGTTGAACCTCTGGGGCGGCCACACCCAGTTCGAGAATTTCACGGCAACGCCGGCACGCTCGGTCATCGTGGCCCTGGCAGGCCCGGCGGCCAACCTGGTCCTCGCCGGCGGTGCCTGGTTGGTAATTTCCACCACCAGCATGGGCACCGTGGCCGGGATCCTCACGAACATCTTTATGTGGGCCAACTTCGTCATCGGCATCTTCAATGTCCTGCCCGGACTCCCGCTGGACGGCGGCAGGATCGTGGAATCGGCCGTGTGGAAAGCAACCGGAAGCCAGGCCAAAGGCACCGTCGCTGCCGGCTGGGCCGGCCGCGTCATCGTGGTGGCGCTGGGCTTCTGGTTCATTGCCAGGCCGCTGCTGGCCGGTGAGACACCTGATTTCAGCCTCCTGATGATCACCATCCTCGTCGGCGGGTTCCTCTGGATGGGTGCAAGCGCGTCAATCCAGCAGGGCACACTTCGCGGAAGGATGCACCTGGTCAGCGCCGCTGCCCTGGCGGCTCCCGCCGTCGGAATTCCAGCCACCGCCATGGTGGCGGACATCCGGAGGCTCTCACCCGACGGCTCACGGGCCGTGGTGGTCTGCGGGCCCGACGGACGCCCGCAGGGTGTTGTGGACGCCGGTGCCCTCGCCGCGGTTCCTGACGGAGCGGCCGGCTCTACGCCTGCCACGGCAGTGTCCTATGCCCTTGCTGCGGGGGCCTACGTGCCGGAGTCGTCCCAGGGGCAGGAGCTGATCCAGTACCTTTCCCAGCTTGAGGGTCACGAATATGCAGTGGTGGACCATCAGGGAGCGGTCACCGGCCTCTTGGCGCAGAACATGGTGGTGGCCGCCATCACCGGCAAGGCTGACCGGTCAAATAGGCATCCGCAGGGTCAAAGCCGGTAG
- a CDS encoding tRNA (adenine-N1)-methyltransferase, translated as MSSESVAEAAAPSTTGVAANGTQPVGAARRRGPFREGERVQLTDERGRMNTISLESGGAFHTHRGFLNHDEIIGKADGSVVVNNVGQQYQTLRPLLSDFVLSMPRGAAVVYPKDAGQIVTMADIFPGARVVEAGVGSGALSISLLRAVGDNGYLHSFERREEFADIARGNVETIFGGPHPAWKISLGDFQEEVVRTEAPGSVDRVVLDMLAPWECLDAVATVLAPGGVWINYVATVTQLSRTAEAIRADGRFTEPDAWESMVRGWHLEGLAVRPDHRMVAHTGFLLVTRRLADGVTGISVKRRPSKTGFNEEDVNAWTPGAVGERLVSDKKLRRAARDAIAGTNVKDEPEITN; from the coding sequence ATGAGCAGCGAATCTGTCGCCGAAGCCGCAGCACCATCCACCACCGGTGTTGCCGCCAATGGCACCCAGCCGGTGGGAGCTGCCCGGCGCCGCGGACCGTTCCGTGAAGGGGAACGGGTCCAGCTGACCGACGAGCGCGGCCGCATGAACACCATCTCCCTTGAAAGCGGCGGCGCCTTCCACACGCACCGCGGCTTCCTGAACCACGACGAGATCATCGGAAAAGCTGATGGCTCGGTGGTTGTGAACAACGTCGGCCAGCAGTACCAGACGCTGCGCCCGCTCCTCTCGGATTTTGTCCTCTCCATGCCGCGTGGCGCCGCAGTGGTCTACCCGAAGGACGCCGGCCAGATCGTCACCATGGCCGATATTTTCCCCGGCGCAAGGGTTGTTGAAGCCGGCGTTGGCTCGGGAGCGCTGTCCATCTCGCTGCTCCGGGCCGTTGGCGACAACGGCTACCTGCACTCCTTCGAACGCCGTGAGGAATTTGCGGACATTGCCCGGGGGAACGTGGAAACCATCTTTGGCGGCCCGCACCCGGCGTGGAAGATTTCCCTCGGTGACTTCCAGGAGGAAGTAGTCCGCACCGAGGCGCCGGGGTCCGTGGACCGTGTAGTGCTGGACATGCTGGCACCCTGGGAATGCCTCGACGCCGTTGCCACCGTCCTCGCACCCGGCGGCGTCTGGATCAACTACGTGGCCACGGTTACCCAGCTGTCCCGGACCGCGGAGGCCATCAGGGCTGACGGGCGCTTCACCGAACCCGACGCCTGGGAGTCCATGGTCCGCGGCTGGCACCTTGAGGGCCTCGCGGTCCGCCCGGACCACCGTATGGTAGCCCACACCGGCTTCCTGCTGGTCACCCGCCGCCTTGCCGACGGCGTCACCGGCATCTCCGTCAAGCGCCGTCCCTCGAAGACCGGCTTCAACGAAGAAGACGTCAACGCCTGGACACCCGGTGCCGTCGGCGAACGCCTGGTTTCCGACAAGAAGCTCCGCCGCGCCGCGCGCGATGCCATTGCCGGCACCAACGTTAAGGACGAGCCGGAGATTACGAACTAG